A single region of the Chryseobacterium sp. 6424 genome encodes:
- the dut gene encoding dUTP diphosphatase, translating to MNIKIINKSKHPLPKYQTELSAGMDLYANIDETITLKPLERKLVSTGLFLELPAGFEAQVRPRSGLALKNGITVLNAPGTIDADYRGEVGVILINLSSEDFFIKDGDRIAQMVIARHETAEWQEVTELADSQRGSGGFGSTSEKI from the coding sequence ATGAATATTAAAATCATTAATAAATCAAAACATCCGCTGCCGAAATATCAGACCGAACTTTCAGCCGGCATGGACCTGTACGCCAATATTGACGAAACCATCACTTTAAAACCACTTGAACGAAAGTTGGTTTCCACGGGATTATTTCTCGAACTGCCAGCCGGTTTCGAAGCCCAGGTAAGACCCAGAAGCGGTCTTGCATTAAAAAACGGCATCACTGTACTGAACGCGCCAGGGACAATCGATGCCGATTATCGCGGCGAAGTGGGTGTAATTCTCATCAATCTCTCTTCCGAAGATTTCTTTATTAAAGATGGCGACAGAATCGCGCAAATGGTGATCGCCAGACACGAGACCGCAGAATGGCAGGAAGTCACCGAACTCGCTGACAGCCAACGCGGAAGTGGCGGCTTCGGCAGTACATCAGAAAAAATATAA
- a CDS encoding DUF4254 domain-containing protein, with protein MNFAEKAWSIFNQSIEDYHQHDNVDTPVNNPYQNGSLEWLLYAKNWIDTVQWHLEDIIRDENIAPTEALKLKRRIDSSNQQRTDLVEFIDSWFLLKYADITPSAAAKINSETPAWAVDRLSILALKVFHMSLEAHRESASEEHRYNCTAKLNVLLEQQKDLSEAINQLLFDIENGSVKMKVYKQMKMYNDESLNPVLYQNVKNDQK; from the coding sequence ATGAATTTTGCGGAGAAAGCATGGTCCATCTTCAACCAGTCGATTGAGGATTATCACCAGCATGATAATGTAGATACCCCTGTGAATAACCCTTACCAAAACGGCAGTTTGGAATGGCTTTTGTATGCTAAAAACTGGATTGACACCGTCCAATGGCATCTAGAAGACATCATCCGTGATGAAAACATTGCGCCCACCGAGGCACTGAAGTTAAAACGCAGAATAGACTCCTCTAATCAGCAAAGGACTGATTTAGTGGAGTTTATTGACAGTTGGTTTCTACTGAAATATGCAGACATCACGCCTTCCGCGGCAGCCAAAATTAACAGCGAAACCCCGGCTTGGGCGGTTGACCGCCTTTCGATTTTAGCTCTGAAAGTCTTTCATATGTCCTTGGAAGCCCACAGAGAGTCGGCTTCGGAGGAGCACAGATACAATTGCACTGCAAAACTGAATGTATTGCTGGAGCAGCAAAAAGATCTTTCGGAGGCAATAAATCAGTTGTTATTCGATATTGAGAACGGTAGCGTGAAGATGAAGGTGTACAAGCAGATGAAAATGTATAATGATGAAAGCCTGAATCCGGTCCTGTATCAAAACGTAAAAAATGACCAAAAATAA
- the ribA gene encoding GTP cyclohydrolase II produces MLKIQAEANVPTEYGNFRMIAFSENHSDWMPHMAIIAEHTSFNAPVNVRFHSECITGEVFHSKKCECGQQLDAAMKFIHENGGIIIYLRQEGRNIGIINKLKAYALQEKGFDTVQANLKLGLPADDRNFSAAIEILNILGVKSVNLLTNNPEKMRIVQESNIELVKRIPLQMNATNESESYLQVKKDYFGHLLDDDKNITL; encoded by the coding sequence ATGCTGAAAATACAGGCTGAGGCCAATGTGCCTACCGAATACGGCAATTTCCGGATGATCGCTTTCTCTGAAAACCACAGCGACTGGATGCCACACATGGCCATTATTGCAGAACACACCTCCTTCAATGCCCCGGTGAACGTCCGTTTCCATTCCGAATGTATTACCGGTGAGGTTTTTCATTCTAAAAAATGTGAATGTGGGCAACAGTTGGATGCTGCGATGAAATTTATTCATGAAAATGGCGGCATCATCATTTATCTTCGCCAGGAAGGGCGCAATATTGGCATCATCAATAAACTGAAGGCCTACGCGCTACAGGAAAAAGGTTTTGATACCGTACAGGCAAACCTAAAACTTGGTTTACCGGCAGACGATCGCAATTTTTCGGCGGCGATTGAAATTTTGAATATCCTAGGAGTGAAAAGCGTGAACCTGCTGACCAACAATCCTGAAAAGATGCGCATCGTGCAGGAAAGTAATATTGAGCTGGTTAAAAGGATCCCGCTACAAATGAACGCTACCAACGAAAGCGAAAGCTATCTGCAAGTCAAAAAAGATTATTTTGGTCATTTGCTGGATGATGATAAAAATATAACGCTCTGA
- a CDS encoding DUF4292 domain-containing protein — protein MKKYFTILIAAALASCTTQQPATSNPVSTTAPVTSNTAFFKEISKKPDFQQVKISSRVDVQTGSFIPTLDATIYIENGQKVWMNMVAVFLNVGRGIATPAGIKGYEKWNKTYIESDFTYLNNLLNVNFIDFSSLQNLLTGRTFVPINEKDFVLTKNAQGYTLTSPDNLKFGKPGKTTEYKVTLQYTSDLNLSKVLLTNAKSQEELEVNYTNWTKFENIHLPKNVKINIKGDKTSQILLENTKFEGSKMDTPYSVPNNYTKTEIK, from the coding sequence ATGAAAAAATACTTCACCATACTTATCGCTGCCGCACTCGCTTCATGTACCACACAGCAACCGGCCACCAGCAACCCTGTATCCACTACCGCACCTGTTACTTCAAACACGGCTTTCTTTAAGGAAATTTCTAAAAAGCCAGATTTTCAGCAGGTAAAAATCTCTTCGCGGGTAGATGTACAGACCGGAAGTTTTATCCCTACGCTTGATGCGACGATTTACATTGAAAACGGGCAGAAAGTCTGGATGAATATGGTGGCCGTTTTCCTCAACGTTGGGCGCGGGATAGCAACACCAGCCGGTATTAAAGGATACGAAAAATGGAACAAGACCTACATTGAGTCTGATTTCACTTATCTTAATAATTTACTGAACGTCAACTTCATTGACTTTTCTTCGCTACAGAATCTGCTTACAGGGCGTACCTTCGTCCCGATAAACGAAAAGGATTTTGTACTTACTAAAAATGCGCAGGGTTACACCCTTACTTCTCCCGATAATTTAAAGTTCGGCAAACCCGGAAAAACCACTGAGTATAAAGTCACATTACAGTATACCTCAGATCTGAACCTTTCGAAAGTTTTACTTACGAACGCCAAATCGCAAGAAGAATTGGAAGTGAATTATACGAATTGGACGAAATTTGAAAACATCCATCTGCCAAAAAACGTTAAAATAAATATAAAGGGAGATAAAACAAGCCAGATTTTACTTGAAAACACGAAATTTGAAGGCTCTAAAATGGATACACCGTATTCCGTGCCCAATAATTATACGAAAACAGAGATCAAATGA
- a CDS encoding sugar phosphate nucleotidyltransferase produces the protein MKIIVPMAGRGSRLRPHTLTVPKPLIPIAGKPIVQRLVEDIAKVAGEKIEEIAFIIGDFGPEVEASLIQIAERLGAKGTIYTQDEPLGTAHAIKCAEPSMQGNVVVAFADTLFKADFILDTNSDGVIWVKKVEDPSAFGVVKLDDYGFITDFVEKPQTFVSDLAIIGIYYFNSAEKLMDEINYIMNNNIKQGGEYQLTTALENLRQKGAKFSLGKVDDWMDCGNKNATVETNAKVLNYEKDAVANYPASAKIENCLIIPPCFIGENVEISNSKIGPCVSLGNNTKVVNSNIDNSLIQENTLIDHGNLSNSMIGNSAQYFGVAREISLGDYSVLDFLSKS, from the coding sequence ATGAAAATCATTGTCCCTATGGCCGGCCGAGGCTCCAGACTTCGTCCCCACACCCTTACCGTACCGAAACCACTGATCCCAATTGCCGGAAAACCCATCGTGCAGCGCCTGGTAGAAGACATTGCCAAGGTTGCCGGGGAAAAAATCGAGGAAATTGCCTTTATCATCGGTGATTTCGGGCCGGAAGTAGAAGCTTCCTTAATTCAAATCGCCGAAAGGCTTGGCGCCAAAGGAACCATCTACACACAGGATGAGCCATTGGGGACCGCACACGCCATCAAATGTGCGGAGCCTTCCATGCAGGGCAACGTCGTAGTAGCTTTCGCCGATACTTTGTTCAAGGCAGATTTTATTCTTGACACGAACTCAGACGGTGTGATTTGGGTGAAAAAAGTAGAAGATCCTTCCGCCTTCGGAGTTGTAAAACTTGATGATTACGGTTTTATCACCGATTTTGTTGAAAAGCCACAGACTTTTGTCTCAGACCTTGCGATTATCGGAATTTATTATTTTAATTCCGCTGAAAAACTCATGGATGAGATCAACTACATCATGAATAATAACATCAAGCAGGGCGGCGAATACCAACTTACTACTGCTTTGGAAAACCTTCGCCAAAAAGGCGCAAAATTCTCGCTCGGTAAAGTGGATGACTGGATGGATTGCGGCAACAAGAACGCTACCGTAGAAACCAACGCGAAAGTGCTGAATTATGAGAAAGATGCTGTGGCCAACTATCCGGCATCAGCTAAAATCGAGAATTGCCTGATCATTCCGCCATGTTTTATTGGGGAAAATGTAGAAATCTCCAACTCTAAAATCGGGCCGTGCGTATCTTTAGGTAATAACACCAAAGTGGTGAATTCTAACATTGATAACTCTTTAATCCAGGAAAATACATTGATCGATCATGGTAACCTCAGTAACTCCATGATTGGCAACTCTGCGCAGTATTTCGGTGTGGCACGCGAGATTTCTCTCGGCGATTACTCAGTGCTGGATTTCCTTTCTAAGAGCTGA
- a CDS encoding glycoside hydrolase family 3 protein, producing MKYPFLTALFSLLILFNIKLSAQYQPENITKNELKKAHLWVDKTYQSLSQDERLGQLFIVALYTNKGEEHIENVRKTVLSEQIGGLILMQDDATREINLINEFQKKSKVPLLIGMDAEWGVYQRIAGAYKFPWSIALGAIQDKNLIYEMAAKIAEDCKRMGVNWNFAPVVDVNTNPNNPIIGNRSFGSEVANVISSALAYSKGLQDHDILAAIKHFPGHGDTSTDSHLDLPVISHVTSRLNAVELAPFKALMNKGIGGVMVAHLYVPALEPQQGVPASVSKNIITGLLKEKYGYEGLIITDALNMGAVAKRYKPGELDALAFKAGNDLMLFSEGVKEGKRLIQLAIDKGEISDDRLAESVKKILLTKYFLGLHQYQPRNPENIIADLNNPSHQQLVQKLYANALTLIKDEKKLFPLRSKETVYYVPLEEAPHETFHQELTGNIEVIIKKPSEIGGIPANAKVIVGLHKDNSTAYKPYKISSESKKILSDLSKTQRVILTVFGSPYALKDVDLSNISTVVVTYENNDDAMKAAVAAFQGKTSVSGRLPVEVNKYLKAGMGISLPAKTVK from the coding sequence ATGAAATATCCTTTCCTAACAGCCCTCTTTTCATTGCTGATATTGTTCAATATCAAACTTAGCGCGCAATATCAACCCGAGAATATTACTAAAAATGAATTGAAAAAAGCACATCTGTGGGTAGATAAAACCTACCAATCCCTAAGTCAGGATGAAAGACTGGGGCAACTGTTTATCGTGGCATTATACACGAATAAAGGCGAAGAACATATAGAAAATGTGCGCAAAACCGTACTTTCTGAGCAGATCGGGGGACTGATTCTCATGCAGGATGACGCCACACGGGAAATAAACCTTATAAATGAATTCCAGAAAAAATCAAAAGTGCCATTACTTATCGGCATGGATGCGGAATGGGGTGTATACCAACGCATTGCAGGCGCTTATAAATTCCCGTGGTCTATAGCCCTAGGCGCGATTCAGGATAAAAACCTGATTTATGAAATGGCCGCAAAGATTGCTGAAGATTGTAAACGCATGGGCGTGAACTGGAATTTCGCCCCTGTAGTTGATGTTAACACCAATCCCAACAACCCAATCATCGGTAACAGAAGTTTCGGTTCTGAAGTGGCTAATGTAATCTCCTCTGCGTTGGCCTACAGCAAAGGATTGCAGGACCATGACATTCTGGCAGCGATAAAGCATTTCCCAGGGCATGGCGATACCAGTACCGATTCGCATTTAGACTTACCGGTGATTTCACACGTAACTTCACGCTTGAACGCTGTAGAGCTCGCACCCTTCAAAGCCCTGATGAATAAAGGAATTGGTGGCGTAATGGTAGCACACCTGTATGTCCCCGCGCTCGAACCACAGCAGGGAGTCCCAGCTTCGGTTTCCAAAAATATCATCACCGGACTTTTAAAAGAAAAATATGGCTACGAAGGCCTGATCATTACAGACGCGTTGAATATGGGCGCTGTAGCCAAACGATACAAACCGGGCGAGCTTGATGCGCTTGCCTTTAAAGCCGGTAACGACCTGATGCTTTTTTCCGAAGGTGTGAAAGAAGGTAAAAGACTGATACAGTTGGCCATAGACAAAGGTGAAATATCCGATGACCGTTTGGCAGAAAGTGTGAAGAAAATCCTGCTTACCAAATACTTTTTGGGCCTGCACCAATATCAGCCAAGAAACCCTGAAAACATCATTGCTGACCTTAATAACCCCTCTCACCAACAGTTGGTGCAAAAGTTATATGCAAACGCACTTACATTGATTAAAGACGAGAAGAAACTCTTCCCGCTCCGCTCAAAGGAAACTGTTTATTACGTCCCGTTAGAAGAAGCTCCGCACGAGACATTCCATCAGGAACTTACCGGAAATATCGAGGTTATCATTAAAAAACCTTCCGAAATCGGTGGCATCCCAGCCAACGCTAAGGTGATTGTAGGACTTCATAAAGATAACAGTACGGCTTATAAACCTTATAAAATATCTTCGGAAAGTAAAAAAATCCTCTCAGACCTGAGCAAGACACAGCGCGTAATCCTTACCGTTTTTGGTTCGCCATACGCTTTAAAAGATGTAGATTTATCAAATATTTCTACCGTTGTGGTAACGTATGAAAATAATGATGATGCGATGAAGGCTGCGGTTGCGGCGTTCCAGGGGAAAACATCGGTGTCGGGGCGTTTACCGGTTGAAGTCAATAAGTATCTGAAAGCTGGCATGGGGATCAGTTTGCCAGCAAAAACCGTCAAGTAG
- a CDS encoding twin-arginine translocase TatA/TatE family subunit produces MEALTILALSWQHLLVVAVILLIFFGGRKIPEMMRGLGSGIKEFKDAVKEEEKKTEEPKSDSSINK; encoded by the coding sequence ATGGAAGCACTTACCATATTAGCTCTATCTTGGCAACACCTGCTGGTTGTAGCGGTGATTTTACTGATTTTTTTCGGTGGGCGTAAAATCCCTGAAATGATGAGGGGTTTAGGCTCTGGCATTAAAGAATTTAAAGATGCCGTAAAGGAAGAAGAGAAAAAAACTGAAGAGCCCAAAAGCGACTCAAGCATTAACAAATAA
- a CDS encoding M23 family metallopeptidase: MIRKISFLIGLLLFGTLFSQKKEQLQKQNAELKKQIASINANLAKTQQQSKLSVAYLNEVQKKIQLREKVYTNTQKEKRLIEDDIYLRQLEINRQNRELAVLRKNYAEVLVKAYKNKGVQNKVTFILSSKNLGEALRRVQYLKDYADYQDKKAAEISDAAKKLQENIASKQKSVKDKETLLANQQKDLQTIAVERKQKENLLKEFKKNEAQLTAELKQKQTESRKLESQIRSIIAEEIRIAKAKEEERKKAEAEKIRLAKIAAEREKARIEAENKARLEALALEKKRADEEAKRLKDIADKKAAEEAERSRIAAAAEAKKTEDARRAADAEKAEARRAAAARDAAVAAANAKAAAEKAADAREAEAVLAKKNEDQKKAAETKALTNYGVSSAVGNNFAANRGKMGMPAYGTITHRFGRQPHPVFKNIIEENNGIKIAVNKGTVAKCVAPGTVSRVVASGDGSKMVFVKHGDYFTIYANLSNTMVSANQQVSAGTSIGTVGADFDGTYTLDFQIWNGTNPVDPLGWVN; this comes from the coding sequence ATGATTAGGAAAATAAGCTTTTTAATAGGACTATTATTGTTCGGAACTTTATTTTCACAGAAAAAAGAACAGCTGCAAAAACAAAATGCAGAACTAAAAAAGCAAATCGCATCCATCAACGCCAACCTGGCAAAAACCCAACAACAATCCAAACTTTCTGTCGCCTATCTGAATGAGGTTCAGAAGAAAATTCAGCTGCGCGAAAAAGTGTATACCAATACCCAGAAAGAAAAACGCCTGATTGAGGATGACATCTATCTTCGTCAACTCGAGATCAACCGCCAAAACCGGGAGCTGGCTGTCCTCAGAAAAAACTATGCCGAAGTATTGGTAAAAGCCTACAAAAACAAAGGCGTGCAGAACAAAGTGACCTTCATCTTATCTTCTAAGAATTTGGGGGAAGCCCTTCGCCGTGTACAATATCTGAAAGATTACGCGGATTATCAGGATAAAAAAGCGGCTGAAATTTCTGATGCCGCTAAAAAACTTCAGGAAAATATCGCATCAAAACAGAAATCTGTTAAAGACAAAGAAACGCTGCTCGCCAACCAGCAAAAAGACCTTCAAACCATCGCGGTAGAAAGGAAACAGAAAGAAAACCTCTTAAAAGAATTTAAGAAAAACGAAGCCCAGCTCACCGCCGAACTGAAGCAGAAACAAACCGAATCTCGCAAGCTCGAAAGCCAGATACGCTCCATCATCGCGGAAGAAATAAGGATTGCCAAGGCCAAAGAAGAAGAACGTAAAAAAGCGGAGGCTGAAAAAATACGTTTGGCTAAAATCGCCGCAGAACGCGAAAAGGCACGTATCGAAGCGGAAAACAAAGCCCGCCTGGAAGCCTTGGCCCTCGAGAAAAAACGTGCTGATGAAGAAGCCAAGCGTTTAAAAGATATCGCTGACAAAAAAGCCGCTGAAGAAGCCGAACGCTCCAGAATTGCCGCTGCCGCTGAAGCCAAAAAAACCGAGGATGCACGCCGTGCCGCTGATGCCGAAAAAGCAGAAGCCCGAAGAGCCGCCGCGGCCAGAGATGCTGCCGTTGCCGCCGCCAATGCAAAAGCTGCCGCCGAAAAAGCCGCCGACGCGCGCGAAGCAGAAGCTGTACTCGCCAAGAAAAATGAAGACCAGAAAAAAGCCGCGGAAACAAAAGCCCTTACGAATTATGGTGTGAGCAGCGCCGTAGGAAACAACTTCGCAGCCAACCGCGGAAAGATGGGGATGCCAGCTTACGGAACCATTACTCACCGTTTTGGTCGCCAGCCACATCCTGTTTTCAAAAACATTATTGAAGAAAATAACGGAATTAAAATTGCTGTGAACAAAGGTACCGTGGCAAAATGTGTAGCGCCAGGGACAGTATCGCGCGTAGTAGCGTCCGGGGATGGCTCGAAAATGGTTTTTGTGAAACACGGGGATTATTTTACCATCTACGCCAACCTTTCCAATACGATGGTTTCAGCCAATCAGCAGGTTTCTGCAGGAACGTCTATTGGTACTGTGGGTGCAGATTTCGACGGAACCTACACGCTCGATTTCCAGATCTGGAACGGTACCAATCCCGTGGACCCGCTTGGTTGGGTAAATTAA
- a CDS encoding DUF2851 family protein, with the protein MNERLLQYLWNYKIFTGFDFKDTEGNAIEIIDFGRWNFDSGPDFLFGKIKYKNVVLAGNIELHLKSSDYIFHRHSGNPEFENLILHAVFYHDTDIAALQQHNIPTLELKNHIDTDVLQKYESLLLHKEFIPCESIFSTDKIPFGFTEETLLKKLDEKAIEIENSLKTHKNNYEAVLFHQLAYAFGLKVNAEIFRQMAESIDFSVLNKIRQNLTQLEALFYGLSGWLDNPEDEQMLLWKREFDFLKAKYQLPGLTFTPKFSKLRPPNFPTVRLSQFAALYHQQQHLFSVLMNADDVAALAAVFGQVKASEYWSRRFNFGKISNVENQKIMTSDFIRLVLINAVLPLKYAYHKNSDEDIHDKILGFYRDLLPEKNSVTDRWKLLNVPINNALESQAFLYHYKNFCQYKRCLHCGIGLRLLKETR; encoded by the coding sequence ATGAACGAAAGGCTTCTTCAATATCTTTGGAATTACAAAATCTTCACCGGTTTTGATTTTAAAGATACGGAAGGAAACGCTATTGAAATCATCGACTTCGGCCGCTGGAATTTCGATTCGGGACCTGATTTTCTGTTCGGGAAAATTAAATATAAAAACGTAGTCTTAGCCGGAAATATCGAACTACATCTGAAATCCTCAGACTATATTTTTCACAGACACAGCGGAAACCCTGAGTTCGAGAATCTAATTCTACATGCGGTATTCTACCATGACACCGACATCGCAGCGCTTCAGCAACACAACATCCCCACACTCGAATTGAAAAACCATATCGATACAGATGTGTTGCAGAAATACGAATCGCTGCTTCTTCATAAAGAGTTCATCCCATGCGAAAGCATCTTCAGTACTGATAAAATACCTTTTGGCTTTACCGAGGAAACATTGTTGAAAAAACTGGATGAAAAAGCTATAGAGATAGAAAATTCCCTTAAAACTCATAAAAACAACTATGAGGCGGTACTGTTCCATCAGCTTGCCTACGCTTTCGGACTGAAAGTGAACGCCGAAATCTTCCGACAGATGGCCGAAAGCATTGATTTCTCTGTGTTGAATAAAATCAGGCAGAACCTTACCCAGCTTGAAGCGCTTTTTTACGGACTTTCGGGCTGGCTAGATAATCCTGAAGATGAGCAAATGCTGCTCTGGAAGCGAGAATTTGATTTTCTGAAAGCCAAATATCAACTGCCCGGCCTTACCTTTACGCCAAAATTTTCAAAACTACGGCCGCCCAATTTCCCTACGGTTCGTCTATCGCAGTTCGCCGCGCTGTACCATCAGCAACAGCATCTTTTTTCTGTATTGATGAATGCCGATGACGTGGCTGCGCTGGCCGCGGTTTTTGGGCAGGTAAAAGCAAGCGAATACTGGAGCCGGCGGTTCAATTTCGGGAAGATTTCAAATGTTGAGAACCAGAAAATCATGACTTCGGACTTCATCCGTTTAGTCCTTATCAATGCTGTATTGCCGCTTAAGTATGCATACCACAAAAACAGTGATGAAGACATCCATGATAAGATACTCGGCTTTTACCGCGACCTGCTGCCGGAGAAAAACTCGGTGACCGACCGTTGGAAGCTGCTGAATGTACCCATTAATAACGCCTTGGAAAGCCAGGCTTTTCTTTATCACTACAAAAACTTCTGCCAATACAAGCGGTGTCTGCATTGCGGCATAGGATTGCGGTTGCTGAAGGAGACACGCTGA
- the deoD gene encoding purine-nucleoside phosphorylase: protein MSVHIAAQKGQIAKTVLQPGDPLRAKYIAENFLEDIKLVSKTRNVFYYTGLYKGKEVTVGASGMGAPSIGIYSYELYTEYDVDTIIRIGTCGGYTSELNVYDLLNVENAASESTYAKYSWEIEEDLLPHQGKAFSVINDTARNLSKELKTTNIHTSDIFYRKNPGIPEIAKKYNCSAVEMEAFALFANAQYLGKNAATLLTVSDIIPTGEYISADQREQALTPMIELALEAAINL from the coding sequence ATGAGTGTTCATATTGCTGCACAAAAAGGGCAAATCGCAAAAACAGTTTTACAGCCGGGCGACCCGCTGCGGGCGAAATACATCGCCGAAAATTTTCTGGAAGATATTAAACTTGTAAGTAAAACCCGAAATGTTTTCTACTACACCGGTCTCTATAAAGGGAAAGAAGTGACTGTAGGAGCCAGTGGAATGGGCGCGCCTAGCATTGGTATCTATTCATACGAACTTTATACAGAATATGATGTAGATACGATCATCAGAATAGGGACCTGCGGTGGCTACACTTCAGAACTTAACGTTTATGATTTGCTAAATGTAGAAAATGCAGCCAGCGAATCCACATACGCCAAATATTCTTGGGAGATTGAAGAGGATCTGTTGCCACATCAGGGGAAAGCATTTTCTGTGATTAACGATACCGCCAGAAATCTTTCTAAAGAATTGAAAACAACCAATATCCATACAAGTGATATTTTCTACAGAAAAAACCCGGGCATACCCGAGATTGCTAAGAAATATAACTGTTCAGCAGTTGAAATGGAAGCATTCGCGCTGTTTGCCAATGCACAATATCTAGGAAAGAATGCGGCAACTTTACTTACCGTATCAGATATTATCCCAACCGGTGAATATATTTCTGCCGACCAACGCGAGCAGGCGCTTACACCGATGATTGAATTGGCACTGGAAGCTGCGATAAATCTTTAG
- the bshA gene encoding N-acetyl-alpha-D-glucosaminyl L-malate synthase BshA — MKIGILCYPTYGGSGIVATELGMSLARKGYEVHFISSNLPARLDITNPNIFFHKVNVQTYPLFQYQPYDIALSSMIYRVVTLYKLDLLHAHYAIPYAYAAFTAKQMLKEEGKDIPLVTTLHGTDITLVGQHPSYKHAVEFSINQSNTITSVSESLKKDTLKIFQITKDIQVITNFIDNSEFETEHDCNRHQFATADEKILIHVSNLRPVKRIGEVLEIFRNVHRTIKSKLIIIGEGPEMEKISQFLEENPHLIGEIRLLGKVNDLYKILQLSDVFLLPSEQESFGLAALEAMAAHTPVISSNAGGIPEVNIQGVTGFLAEIGNVEAMSNYTIKLLSDENLLSEMKKNAKEQAVKFDLKNILPVYEAMYERTLADFKHKNNDTL; from the coding sequence ATGAAGATCGGAATCTTATGTTATCCAACCTATGGGGGCAGTGGCATTGTGGCCACAGAACTGGGGATGTCGCTGGCCCGGAAAGGTTACGAGGTGCATTTCATCAGTTCTAATTTACCCGCCCGGCTGGATATTACCAATCCGAATATTTTCTTTCATAAAGTGAATGTGCAAACGTATCCGCTGTTCCAGTATCAGCCTTACGACATCGCGCTTTCCTCCATGATCTATCGTGTTGTAACGCTTTACAAACTCGATTTGCTGCACGCGCATTATGCCATTCCTTATGCTTACGCGGCTTTTACCGCCAAACAGATGCTTAAAGAAGAGGGCAAAGACATCCCGTTAGTAACCACGCTGCACGGTACCGACATTACCCTGGTAGGCCAGCACCCAAGCTATAAACACGCGGTGGAATTCTCTATAAATCAATCAAATACCATCACGTCTGTCTCAGAAAGTTTAAAGAAAGACACCTTAAAGATCTTCCAGATTACCAAAGACATACAGGTCATCACCAATTTTATCGACAACAGCGAGTTTGAAACAGAACACGACTGTAACCGCCATCAATTTGCCACCGCCGATGAAAAAATACTCATCCACGTCTCTAACCTGCGGCCGGTAAAACGGATTGGTGAAGTGCTGGAGATTTTCAGAAATGTACACCGCACCATCAAATCGAAACTCATCATCATCGGTGAAGGTCCCGAGATGGAAAAAATCAGTCAGTTCTTAGAAGAAAACCCGCACCTGATTGGCGAAATCAGGCTATTAGGGAAGGTAAACGACCTTTATAAGATCCTGCAACTTTCGGATGTATTCTTACTCCCTTCTGAGCAGGAAAGTTTTGGCCTTGCCGCACTTGAAGCGATGGCTGCCCATACGCCCGTCATCAGTTCAAACGCCGGCGGAATCCCCGAGGTAAACATCCAGGGTGTTACAGGTTTCCTGGCAGAAATCGGGAACGTGGAAGCCATGAGCAACTACACGATAAAACTACTCAGCGATGAAAACCTGCTGTCTGAGATGAAGAAAAATGCAAAAGAACAGGCTGTGAAATTCGATCTGAAGAATATCCTGCCAGTCTATGAAGCGATGTATGAACGGACGCTGGCCGATTTTAAGCATAAAAATAACGACACGCTGTGA